A genomic stretch from Candidatus Brocadiia bacterium includes:
- the thiE gene encoding thiamine phosphate synthase, with product MLYRIIDVNYNRAREATRVIEDYARFGLDDKPLYQSARGIRHRLVRLMKPLERGLIASRDISADVGKDNPAGSKTNPEIVTSNLKRLQESLRSIIEYLKADLPGLARRVEALRFQAYQLEQSFRFVLHPNLWLANTRLYLLISEKDINKLPGLLRPARTAHADGSGVDMVQLRSKGLMDDKLLSLAKRVRQITRQYRKLFIINDRADLALLSDADGVHLGKDDIAISQARKILGVNRIIGATSHDIKEALSAQRQGADYISVGPFYKTPTKPGLEPNGYGYLGKAVRQLRIPYFLIGGINKGNIGQLKSAHGRKPLRIAVSTGILTAKNPTLAARQLAKQLNNTSARAHHKAEIKFDAARGI from the coding sequence ATGCTCTACCGTATCATTGACGTCAACTACAACCGCGCCCGCGAGGCCACCCGGGTCATCGAAGACTACGCCCGGTTCGGGCTGGACGACAAACCGCTCTACCAATCGGCCCGCGGCATCAGGCACCGACTGGTCCGGCTGATGAAACCGCTCGAGCGCGGACTGATTGCCTCGCGCGATATCAGCGCCGACGTGGGCAAGGACAACCCGGCCGGATCCAAGACCAACCCGGAAATAGTCACCAGCAACCTCAAACGCCTGCAGGAATCGCTCCGCTCCATCATCGAATACCTCAAGGCCGACCTGCCCGGGCTGGCCCGCCGGGTCGAAGCCCTCAGGTTCCAAGCCTACCAGCTGGAACAATCATTCAGATTCGTGCTCCATCCTAACCTCTGGCTGGCAAATACCCGGCTTTATCTCCTCATCTCCGAAAAGGATATCAACAAACTGCCCGGACTGCTCAGGCCTGCCCGGACTGCGCACGCAGACGGGTCCGGAGTAGATATGGTCCAGCTCAGGTCCAAAGGCCTGATGGACGACAAACTGCTGTCGCTGGCAAAACGAGTGCGCCAAATCACCCGGCAATACCGCAAGCTCTTCATCATCAACGACCGGGCTGACCTGGCGCTGCTGTCCGACGCCGACGGCGTGCATCTGGGCAAGGACGACATCGCTATCAGCCAGGCCCGCAAAATACTCGGCGTCAACCGGATAATCGGCGCCACCTCGCACGATATCAAAGAAGCGCTGTCCGCCCAAAGGCAGGGCGCCGACTACATCTCGGTCGGTCCGTTCTATAAGACACCGACCAAACCCGGACTCGAGCCCAACGGCTACGGCTACCTGGGCAAGGCCGTCCGGCAGCTCAGAATCCCCTACTTCCTGATAGGCGGCATAAACAAGGGTAATATCGGACAGCTCAAATCTGCCCACGGCCGCAAGCCCCTGCGCATAGCCGTGTCCACCGGCATCCTCACCGCTAAAAATCCCACTCTGGCCGCCAGGCAACTGGCCAAGCAACTGAATAATACAAGCGCTCGGGCCCACCACAAAGCTGAGATTAAATTTGACGCGGCGAGAGGTATTTGA
- a CDS encoding RNA-directed DNA polymerase, translated as MKSILELTDIEARKFLLKQESYCSIDLPVYYSFQPLLDAVSTAIDNKSLSDFYGTYSEQENKKDKPTRPCDYENLNYMLLDNKDGKYAWRPLQLIHPAIYIDLVNRMTSTGNWAFITKRFEQFRQNKQLLCISLPVESESEKSDKASSVEQWWLEIEQQSIELGLDYEFILHTDISNCYGSLYTHSIAWALHGKDEAKKYRKDKTFIGNVIDECIRNMAYGQTNGIPQGSVLMNFIAEIILGFADLQLVEKIKNQNINDYKILRYRDDYRIFTNNPQDTDFIVKYLTEVLIDLGMKLNSSKTIASSNVVRDSLKPDKLYWMNQKQLSSNLQEELFIIHSLSEKYPNSGVLVKLLLKFFYRIENIKETREHLSVLISIIVDIMLKNPRTYPTATAILSKLISLQENNDVRLKMIKKVKARFDKIPNTGYLEVWLQRLILKLDMDIIFKEKLCEKVNNNQAVIWNSEWLNTKLKNLIDSHSIIDSDKIDKMDKIIDRTEVELFQSIYWES; from the coding sequence ATGAAATCGATTCTTGAATTAACTGATATTGAAGCTAGAAAGTTTTTATTAAAACAGGAGAGCTACTGTAGTATCGATCTCCCTGTTTATTACTCTTTCCAGCCGTTACTTGATGCCGTTTCTACTGCAATTGATAATAAATCGCTCTCAGATTTTTATGGGACTTATTCTGAACAGGAGAATAAAAAGGATAAACCAACACGACCTTGCGATTATGAAAATTTGAACTATATGTTGCTGGATAATAAAGATGGTAAATATGCATGGCGCCCTCTTCAATTAATTCATCCTGCGATTTATATTGATCTTGTAAATAGGATGACGAGCACTGGCAACTGGGCTTTTATCACTAAGAGATTTGAACAGTTCAGGCAAAATAAACAACTGCTTTGCATAAGCTTGCCCGTTGAGTCCGAAAGCGAAAAATCTGATAAGGCCTCTTCGGTTGAGCAATGGTGGTTAGAGATAGAACAGCAATCTATTGAGTTAGGGCTGGATTACGAATTCATACTACATACAGATATTTCTAATTGCTATGGTTCGCTTTATACACATTCAATAGCGTGGGCTTTACATGGTAAAGATGAAGCAAAGAAATATAGAAAGGATAAAACATTTATTGGTAATGTTATTGATGAATGCATTAGAAATATGGCGTATGGCCAAACCAATGGGATTCCACAAGGCAGCGTTTTAATGAATTTTATTGCTGAGATAATTTTAGGATTTGCCGATTTACAGTTGGTGGAAAAAATCAAAAACCAAAACATAAATGACTACAAGATTTTACGATATCGGGATGACTACAGAATTTTTACAAATAATCCACAGGATACAGACTTTATAGTTAAGTATTTGACGGAAGTTCTAATTGACTTGGGGATGAAATTAAACTCTAGCAAGACAATTGCTTCCAGTAATGTAGTAAGAGATTCCTTAAAACCGGATAAGCTTTACTGGATGAATCAAAAGCAATTATCAAGCAACTTGCAGGAAGAATTATTCATTATTCATTCTTTGTCTGAAAAGTATCCAAACTCTGGCGTATTAGTCAAGCTTCTTTTAAAATTCTTTTATCGAATAGAGAATATAAAAGAAACAAGAGAACATTTATCAGTGCTAATTAGCATCATTGTAGACATTATGTTAAAAAACCCAAGAACTTACCCAACAGCGACAGCCATTTTGAGTAAGTTAATCAGTTTGCAGGAGAATAATGACGTTAGGCTAAAAATGATTAAAAAGGTTAAAGCACGTTTCGATAAAATTCCTAACACAGGCTACCTTGAAGTTTGGCTACAACGACTAATTTTAAAGTTAGATATGGATATTATTTTTAAAGAAAAACTTTGTGAAAAGGTAAATAATAATCAAGCTGTTATTTGGAATTCGGAGTGGTTGAATACTAAATTAAAAAATCTAATTGATAGTCATAGTATCATAGATTCTGACAAAATAGATAAAATGGATAAAATTATTGATCGCACAGAGGTTGAATTATTCCAATCTATCTATTGGGAATCTTAA
- a CDS encoding 1-deoxy-D-xylulose-5-phosphate synthase, whose amino-acid sequence MVTKSQIMYIEYKGGGLAGPARIGRVTFSKSGKSVYYKNKYFEPLKGAGFKANFFDKETGDEYWISGCHKDGQDALYSTTVVIDEDARKEYWLQIREQPENIKVSKLKLKGKYNR is encoded by the coding sequence ATGGTTACGAAATCGCAAATAATGTACATTGAGTATAAAGGCGGCGGTCTAGCTGGTCCGGCAAGAATTGGCAGAGTTACTTTTTCCAAATCCGGTAAGTCCGTCTATTACAAAAATAAGTATTTTGAACCACTCAAGGGGGCAGGCTTCAAAGCGAACTTCTTCGACAAAGAAACCGGAGATGAGTATTGGATATCAGGCTGTCATAAAGACGGTCAAGATGCCCTTTATAGCACCACCGTGGTTATAGATGAAGACGCCAGAAAAGAATACTGGCTTCAAATCAGAGAGCAACCCGAGAATATTAAAGTAAGCAAACTTAAGCTTAAGGGCAAATATAACCGTTAA
- a CDS encoding DedA family protein, with product MLDHLITYFSRDIFSYIGVIFALLLTGLGMPVPEDIILLAAGFVTANDYARLELMIPITMLSILTGDLITFWLGRKYGNHIYSIRPFSYLFTQKRVARIEKFYARYGKSAIFFGRFAAGLRAFIYVSAGASRMSIGRFILMDFLAALISVPLLVWLGYYFEGEIRQMAFFVGRIKLWLVLIMLVAVVIVVVKNRLKKRRNKKV from the coding sequence ATGCTGGACCATCTGATTACATATTTCTCGAGGGACATATTCTCCTATATCGGGGTGATTTTCGCATTGCTCCTGACCGGACTGGGAATGCCCGTGCCCGAAGACATCATCCTGCTGGCGGCCGGGTTCGTCACGGCCAACGATTACGCCCGGCTGGAGCTGATGATACCGATAACGATGCTGAGCATCCTCACCGGCGACCTGATAACCTTCTGGCTGGGCCGCAAGTATGGCAACCATATATACAGCATCAGGCCGTTTTCATACCTCTTTACCCAGAAGCGGGTGGCCCGGATAGAGAAGTTCTACGCCCGTTACGGCAAATCGGCCATATTCTTCGGCCGGTTCGCGGCCGGGCTGAGGGCGTTTATTTACGTCAGCGCCGGCGCGTCGCGCATGTCCATCGGGCGGTTCATCCTGATGGATTTCCTGGCCGCCTTAATCAGCGTGCCGTTGCTGGTCTGGCTGGGCTACTATTTCGAAGGCGAAATCAGGCAGATGGCCTTCTTCGTCGGGCGCATCAAGCTCTGGCTGGTTCTGATTATGCTCGTGGCCGTGGTAATCGTTGTGGTCAAGAACCGGCTCAAAAAACGCAGGAACAAGAAGGTATAG
- a CDS encoding PAS domain-containing protein, translated as MKYPAWADEFAGAVTVCDARGIILYMNAKSAKVFGRDGGLALIGKNILDCHPEPARAKLAELMAKRASNAYTIEKNLPELAAGQAGGIKKLIYQSPWYEKGEYKGFVELSLEIPFDMPHFKRGNQSSSHRDTERTEQA; from the coding sequence ATGAAATATCCTGCTTGGGCGGATGAGTTTGCCGGGGCGGTGACGGTCTGCGACGCGCGCGGCATCATCCTGTATATGAACGCCAAATCCGCCAAGGTCTTCGGGCGCGACGGCGGACTGGCCCTCATCGGCAAGAACATCCTGGACTGCCATCCCGAGCCGGCCCGGGCCAAGCTGGCCGAGCTGATGGCCAAAAGGGCCAGCAACGCATACACCATTGAAAAGAACCTGCCCGAACTGGCGGCCGGTCAGGCGGGAGGCATAAAGAAGCTCATATACCAATCGCCCTGGTATGAAAAGGGCGAATACAAAGGATTTGTCGAACTGTCGCTGGAGATACCGTTTGATATGCCGCATTTTAAGCGCGGCAATCAGAGCAGTAGCCACAGAGACACAGAGCGCACGGAGCAGGCTTAA
- a CDS encoding GTPase, translating into MTTYYSVSIPSGQGGISVIELFGSGARRVIAQVFRPIALARLPVKLSARGGCDKGAQPTMGGRNFHRLPPANLRPDHFYLGNICRPQDLTQKIDQAVIRYIRPDQSLTGLDTVEINAHGGQMSVKLITNALKSLGAKESTTEQVIRLAGRKKKGLDKIQQSALRELLQARTLLAGRVLLAQYQGALSKALSRLKRMPESGRNRLAGQLLQSARLGIALTRPRRVVIIGRPNVGKSTLFNALVGHERVLVHHRPGTTRDSVEELIAVEGVPFKLIDTAGLRQKPGGLIEKAGIGITRSEIARADVLILVLDATKGLTPADKEMLAGLIPKKTITVYNKSDLAQSPELRISALKGTGIDRLRKRVIKAIGLSAKELKYKFGTPVLFDNGQMNMVKTIIKK; encoded by the coding sequence ATGACCACATATTATAGCGTCAGTATCCCGTCCGGGCAGGGTGGTATCAGCGTCATCGAGCTGTTCGGCTCGGGCGCCCGGCGCGTCATCGCCCAGGTATTCCGGCCGATAGCGCTAGCTCGGCTGCCTGTGAAGTTGTCCGCCAGAGGCGGATGCGACAAAGGAGCACAGCCGACTATGGGTGGCCGTAATTTCCATAGATTGCCACCCGCCAATCTTCGGCCCGACCATTTCTATCTGGGCAATATCTGCCGTCCGCAGGACCTGACCCAAAAGATAGACCAGGCCGTCATTCGATATATCAGACCGGACCAAAGCCTGACCGGGCTGGACACCGTCGAGATAAACGCGCACGGCGGGCAGATGTCGGTAAAACTGATAACCAACGCGCTTAAATCATTGGGCGCTAAGGAATCAACCACCGAACAGGTTATCCGGCTGGCCGGCCGTAAGAAGAAGGGATTAGATAAAATACAGCAGTCCGCCCTGCGTGAGCTGTTGCAGGCGCGCACACTGCTGGCCGGGCGGGTGTTGCTGGCCCAGTATCAGGGCGCGCTGTCAAAGGCGCTGTCCCGTCTGAAACGGATGCCTGAATCCGGGCGCAACAGGCTGGCCGGCCAGCTGTTACAAAGCGCGCGGCTGGGCATAGCGCTGACCCGGCCCAGGCGGGTGGTTATCATCGGCCGGCCCAATGTCGGCAAATCAACCTTGTTCAACGCGCTGGTCGGGCACGAGCGTGTGCTGGTCCATCACCGGCCCGGCACCACCCGGGACAGCGTTGAAGAGCTCATCGCCGTCGAAGGCGTTCCTTTCAAGCTGATAGACACGGCCGGCCTGCGCCAAAAGCCCGGCGGGCTGATAGAAAAGGCCGGTATCGGTATCACCAGGTCCGAAATAGCCCGGGCCGATGTCTTAATACTGGTGCTCGACGCCACCAAAGGCCTGACCCCGGCTGATAAAGAGATGCTGGCCGGGCTTATTCCGAAAAAGACTATAACCGTCTATAACAAATCAGATTTGGCGCAATCACCTGAACTTCGTATCTCCGCTCTGAAAGGCACAGGCATAGACAGGCTCCGCAAACGGGTGATAAAAGCCATCGGCCTCAGCGCGAAAGAGTTGAAGTATAAGTTTGGGACACCTGTGTTATTTGACAACGGCCAGATGAATATGGTAAAAACTATAATTAAGAAATAA
- the nrdR gene encoding transcriptional regulator NrdR: MKCPNCKQDKDKVVDSRLVNGGYEIRRRRKCLKCARRYTTYEKREEALLRVIKKNGSSQPFQRAKIISGITKACEKRPISLERLEETVNNVERALYDKYDHEVPAKFIGDLVMKELKKLDKVAYVRFASVYREFKDVSEFIDELKPILKS, from the coding sequence ATGAAATGCCCCAACTGTAAGCAGGACAAGGATAAAGTGGTCGATTCCCGCCTGGTCAACGGCGGATACGAAATCCGGCGCAGGCGCAAGTGCCTGAAATGCGCCCGGCGCTATACCACCTATGAAAAGCGCGAGGAAGCGCTGCTCCGGGTCATCAAGAAGAACGGCTCTTCCCAGCCATTCCAACGGGCCAAGATAATATCGGGCATCACCAAGGCCTGCGAGAAGAGACCGATTTCGCTGGAAAGGCTTGAGGAAACCGTCAACAACGTCGAGCGGGCCCTTTATGACAAATATGACCACGAGGTGCCGGCCAAGTTCATCGGCGACCTGGTAATGAAAGAACTCAAGAAGCTGGACAAGGTGGCTTACGTCCGATTCGCCTCGGTCTACCGCGAGTTCAAGGACGTGAGCGAGTTCATAGACGAACTGAAACCGATATTGAAATCGTAA
- a CDS encoding pyridoxal phosphate-dependent aminotransferase, translating into MSNVAFNPMIEASKFWTLRGNPAILTGRKLKRENTQWTHDGVKHGVVFLNIGDTHLEKNIIVPSMVKEAIHTAVENQPMCYTFSEGHPELVKSVAKYYGVPDTEVFIVNGVTESILFLARMMSQVSGGTKEAAKFARRTNWPNIMLINPVYPPWSGILLENGLKLNLVDRHPAGKLCGQPDVKQLKRKINDGTQAIVLIPADNPTAKFLDKSIVEEIVRTIHERQKKGQNIFLIVDNIYMEFIDPKLRADYVGLSNKYKIPLIMLGGIDKTLGTGLHGGWQVIHIPAELESLHRQTLEAMRVLFAKYLGANTITQYAMMPYFNDYQRVLVDIKKNINTFHNWCDKFQKGLKKGEKKYLRFKYGSPQLPLYLWLEIIPKKIWANATEFADDLVRSTGVLVAPGDPFGDKNCFRISVVRDPIKPINIPRIMLDFIQKKATLHR; encoded by the coding sequence ATGAGCAACGTAGCTTTTAACCCGATGATAGAGGCGTCCAAGTTCTGGACCCTGCGCGGTAACCCGGCCATCCTGACCGGACGGAAGCTCAAACGGGAAAACACCCAGTGGACGCACGACGGCGTCAAGCACGGAGTGGTATTCCTAAACATCGGCGACACCCACCTGGAAAAGAACATCATCGTGCCGTCAATGGTCAAGGAAGCCATCCATACGGCGGTGGAGAACCAGCCGATGTGTTACACCTTTTCCGAGGGTCATCCGGAACTGGTCAAGAGCGTGGCTAAGTATTACGGCGTGCCGGACACCGAGGTGTTTATCGTCAACGGCGTGACCGAATCAATCCTGTTCCTAGCCCGGATGATGTCACAGGTTTCGGGCGGGACCAAGGAAGCCGCTAAGTTCGCCCGCCGGACCAACTGGCCCAACATCATGCTGATTAACCCGGTCTATCCGCCCTGGAGCGGGATATTGCTGGAAAACGGGCTGAAACTGAATCTGGTCGACCGGCACCCGGCAGGCAAGCTCTGCGGCCAGCCGGACGTCAAACAGCTAAAGCGCAAGATTAACGACGGCACCCAGGCCATCGTCCTGATTCCGGCCGACAACCCCACCGCCAAGTTCCTGGACAAGAGCATCGTCGAGGAAATCGTCCGGACCATCCACGAACGCCAGAAAAAAGGCCAGAACATCTTCCTTATCGTCGACAACATCTATATGGAATTCATCGACCCGAAACTGAGGGCCGATTACGTCGGGCTATCCAATAAGTATAAGATACCGCTGATAATGCTGGGCGGAATCGACAAGACCCTGGGCACCGGACTGCACGGCGGCTGGCAGGTCATCCATATCCCGGCCGAACTGGAAAGCCTGCACCGGCAGACGCTCGAGGCGATGCGGGTGCTCTTTGCCAAGTACCTGGGCGCCAACACCATCACCCAGTACGCCATGATGCCCTACTTCAACGATTACCAACGGGTACTGGTGGACATCAAAAAGAACATCAACACCTTCCATAATTGGTGCGACAAATTCCAAAAAGGCCTGAAGAAAGGCGAAAAAAAATACCTGCGCTTCAAGTACGGCTCGCCGCAGCTGCCGCTGTATTTATGGCTGGAAATTATCCCCAAGAAAATATGGGCTAACGCCACGGAATTTGCCGATGATTTAGTAAGAAGCACGGGCGTACTGGTGGCTCCGGGCGACCCGTTCGGCGATAAAAACTGTTTCCGCATCTCGGTGGTGCGCGACCCGATTAAGCCGATAAATATACCGCGGATAATGCTTGATTTTATCCAGAAAAAAGCTACACTGCACAGGTAA
- a CDS encoding ATP-binding protein yields the protein MASNKKKASSTNKKSLQESLTFACHPKYLAQVRRLVSKIWKQDRLPEREGRLVALAVDEALSAIVRHAIGTKRPGNIDVVIHIDDVRFKAVITDNTNGNHINYTDPKVVKNERQYQMGVYLISAIMDEVEYSYRKGFQNELSLIKFINI from the coding sequence ATGGCAAGCAATAAGAAAAAGGCCTCCAGTACCAATAAAAAATCTCTCCAGGAATCATTAACATTCGCCTGCCATCCGAAATACCTGGCCCAGGTGCGCCGGCTGGTCAGTAAGATATGGAAACAAGACCGCTTGCCGGAACGTGAAGGCCGGTTAGTGGCGCTGGCCGTGGATGAGGCGCTTTCGGCTATCGTTCGGCACGCTATCGGAACCAAACGTCCGGGCAATATCGATGTGGTTATCCATATAGACGACGTCCGCTTCAAGGCCGTTATCACCGATAACACCAACGGCAATCACATCAATTACACCGACCCCAAGGTGGTAAAAAACGAAAGACAATACCAAATGGGCGTTTACCTGATTTCGGCTATAATGGATGAGGTGGAATATTCCTACCGCAAAGGTTTCCAGAACGAGTTAAGCTTGATTAAGTTTATTAATATTTAG
- a CDS encoding FAD/NAD(P)-binding protein, with protein sequence MTNVYKPHLMTVTEVTNETYDTKTLKLTFQDESVARSFNFKAGQFGLYSAFGEGESTFCIASAPTKQGYIECTFRRSGRVTKALANIEVGETIGFRGPYGNFFPLDNFQGKNIVFIAGGIGLAPIRSVIWNCLDLRDRFKDITIVYGARTVADLVYTKELPEWAKYPGVRLVKAVDPGGETKDWDGQVGLVPKILEDAKPDSANSVALVCGPPIMIKFTLPVLDKLGFGLNSVYTTLENRMKCGIGKCGRCNVGKVYICKEGPVFTAGQLKDLPPEY encoded by the coding sequence ATGACTAATGTATATAAACCGCACCTGATGACCGTAACGGAAGTTACCAACGAGACCTACGACACCAAGACTCTCAAGCTGACTTTTCAGGATGAGTCCGTGGCTCGCTCGTTCAACTTTAAGGCCGGACAGTTCGGCTTGTATTCGGCCTTTGGCGAGGGTGAGTCGACTTTCTGCATCGCGTCAGCCCCGACCAAGCAGGGCTATATCGAATGCACTTTTCGCCGGAGCGGCCGGGTGACCAAAGCGCTGGCAAACATTGAAGTCGGCGAGACCATCGGTTTCCGCGGTCCTTACGGCAACTTTTTCCCTCTGGACAATTTTCAGGGCAAGAATATAGTCTTCATCGCCGGCGGCATCGGACTGGCGCCCATTCGCTCGGTCATCTGGAACTGCCTGGACCTGCGCGACCGGTTCAAAGACATTACCATAGTTTACGGCGCCCGGACCGTGGCCGACCTGGTTTACACCAAAGAGTTGCCTGAATGGGCCAAATATCCCGGCGTCAGGCTGGTTAAGGCGGTTGACCCGGGTGGTGAGACCAAAGATTGGGACGGCCAGGTTGGATTGGTTCCTAAGATACTGGAAGATGCCAAGCCGGACAGTGCTAATTCCGTGGCTCTGGTCTGTGGTCCGCCCATAATGATAAAGTTCACGCTTCCTGTGCTGGACAAACTCGGATTCGGGCTGAACAGCGTCTATACCACGCTGGAAAACCGGATGAAGTGCGGTATCGGCAAATGCGGGCGGTGCAATGTCGGTAAGGTTTATATCTGTAAGGAAGGGCCTGTCTTCACGGCCGGCCAGCTCAAGGATCTCCCACCTGAATATTAG
- a CDS encoding 4Fe-4S dicluster domain-containing protein has protein sequence MIITLYRLESLIDGLIKDGRTVVGPVKESSGSAYQVINSFKQINLGLPYPTKSSKEYFLSDSEPILTFTSGQKGVELKDAPEPAGVILFGLRPCEAASYPIMDKVFAWDCNDEFYIKRREKNVIISVACEQSDRFCFCTSTGLAPDSSEGSDIILRRTIKGNYIVEVVTEKGRALVNSNKGLFSDNVSEQPVECKGPDRKFDLDMIRQWLDSNFEHPIWNKMTLPCIGCGACTFLCPTCHCFDIVDEGALNGGCRYKNWDACQFSMFTVHASGHNPRDNQSKRFRQRIQHKFNYYPGKFGRTLCVGCGRCIRHCPADMSLLDVLVSIDKLAKT, from the coding sequence ATGATAATAACATTATACCGGTTGGAATCGTTGATTGACGGCTTGATAAAAGATGGTCGCACCGTCGTCGGTCCGGTTAAGGAATCAAGCGGTTCCGCCTACCAGGTTATCAATTCTTTTAAGCAGATTAATCTCGGTTTGCCTTACCCGACAAAGTCGTCCAAGGAATATTTCCTGTCTGACAGCGAGCCGATACTTACATTCACATCCGGCCAGAAAGGTGTTGAGCTGAAAGACGCGCCTGAGCCGGCTGGCGTCATACTCTTTGGCCTGCGCCCGTGCGAAGCCGCTTCTTATCCGATTATGGACAAGGTTTTTGCCTGGGACTGCAATGACGAATTTTATATCAAGCGCCGGGAAAAGAATGTCATCATCTCTGTTGCCTGTGAGCAATCCGACCGGTTCTGTTTTTGCACCAGCACCGGGCTGGCGCCGGACAGTTCCGAAGGCAGCGATATCATCCTGCGCCGGACAATCAAGGGCAACTATATTGTAGAGGTGGTAACCGAAAAGGGCCGGGCGCTGGTTAATTCGAATAAAGGTTTGTTTAGCGACAACGTTTCAGAACAACCGGTCGAATGCAAAGGTCCGGACCGGAAGTTCGATTTGGATATGATCCGCCAGTGGTTGGATTCTAATTTCGAACATCCGATTTGGAACAAGATGACGTTACCCTGTATCGGTTGCGGCGCCTGCACGTTCCTCTGCCCGACCTGCCATTGCTTTGACATAGTGGATGAAGGCGCGCTTAATGGCGGCTGCCGCTACAAAAATTGGGATGCCTGCCAGTTCTCCATGTTCACGGTTCACGCTTCGGGGCATAACCCGCGCGATAACCAGTCCAAGCGTTTCCGCCAAAGGATACAGCATAAGTTCAATTACTATCCGGGTAAGTTCGGCCGGACCCTGTGTGTCGGTTGCGGCCGGTGCATCCGCCATTGCCCGGCTGATATGAGCCTGCTTGACGTATTAGTAAGCATAGATAAACTAGCTAAAACTTAA
- a CDS encoding 4Fe-4S binding protein has translation MIDKLQKRVKELLEAKTIAVFIGYEKGDNPELGRPVMVTSPDQADKLVYDKTCRVMLSKYILKPEVKSLGRRGILGTLSNLRAITGLIQEKQLSRADIYVIGLSCSNKLPEVYDETIEISGDFSVIDSVETDRRIKELSALSIAERRRFWDKEFSKCIKCYACRQICPLCYCNRCIADKNQPPWIPTSPHQVGNFMWNITRAYHLAGRCINCGECQRACPVGIPLMLFNRMIYNNIKDNFGYEAGFNPDNPPPLATYNPDDKENFII, from the coding sequence ATGATAGATAAGCTGCAAAAACGCGTTAAAGAACTGCTTGAAGCCAAGACCATAGCCGTTTTTATCGGTTATGAAAAGGGCGATAACCCCGAACTTGGCCGCCCGGTTATGGTAACGTCACCCGATCAGGCGGATAAACTGGTTTATGACAAGACCTGCCGCGTTATGCTCAGTAAATATATCCTGAAACCAGAAGTCAAGTCGTTGGGCCGGCGAGGTATTTTAGGGACGTTATCAAACCTTAGGGCTATTACCGGTTTAATACAGGAAAAGCAGTTATCGCGTGCTGATATTTATGTCATTGGCCTGTCTTGTAGTAATAAACTGCCGGAGGTATATGATGAGACCATTGAAATATCAGGTGATTTCAGCGTTATTGATTCAGTAGAAACTGATAGACGGATAAAAGAGCTGTCCGCGTTGTCCATTGCGGAGCGCCGGCGATTTTGGGATAAGGAGTTCTCCAAATGCATAAAATGTTACGCCTGCAGGCAGATTTGCCCGCTGTGCTACTGTAATCGTTGCATCGCAGATAAGAACCAGCCGCCCTGGATTCCGACCTCGCCGCATCAGGTCGGTAATTTTATGTGGAATATCACCCGGGCCTACCACCTGGCCGGGCGTTGCATCAACTGCGGAGAATGCCAACGTGCCTGCCCGGTCGGTATTCCGCTGATGCTTTTTAACCGGATGATATATAATAACATCAAGGATAATTTCGGGTATGAAGCCGGATTCAATCCGGATAACCCGCCGCCGCTGGCTACCTATAATCCGGATGATAAGGAGAATTTTATAATATGA
- a CDS encoding hydrogenase iron-sulfur subunit → MNQVSNNTATSKGFEPRIVAFLCNWCSYAGADLAGTSRLKYAPNIRVIKVPCTGRIDPLFILKAFETGADGVLVSGCHPNDCHYRSGNFLARRRWMVFTDILGFAGIEPERIHFSWVSAAEGGKFVEVVNNVTETVRKCGSFKEVSRK, encoded by the coding sequence ATGAATCAAGTGAGCAACAACACTGCTACAAGCAAGGGTTTTGAGCCACGGATAGTCGCATTCCTGTGCAACTGGTGCAGTTATGCCGGCGCCGACCTGGCCGGCACCAGCCGGCTTAAATACGCGCCCAATATCAGGGTTATTAAGGTCCCTTGCACAGGCCGGATTGACCCGCTCTTCATCCTCAAAGCTTTCGAAACCGGGGCGGACGGCGTGTTGGTATCGGGTTGTCATCCCAACGATTGCCATTACCGGAGCGGGAACTTCCTGGCCCGCCGCCGCTGGATGGTATTCACGGACATACTCGGGTTTGCCGGCATCGAGCCGGAACGGATACATTTCTCCTGGGTTTCCGCGGCCGAAGGAGGTAAATTCGTCGAGGTTGTCAATAACGTAACCGAAACAGTCCGCAAATGCGGGTCTTTCAAGGAAGTTTCTCGGAAATGA